Proteins encoded in a region of the Nocardia asteroides genome:
- a CDS encoding DUF4254 domain-containing protein gives MVFTPDDDARVLPSGESLLSAIRGHHVDAHRLTRFAAEFGRLYRGYRAWLVCGCRCGSDELVLAVDTWAAMHLPVPHSGARLHTETLGAVIDRLARSQVRAYHLLMTVDVSDPQVHAAWYRLAELVDGYTDLADALTQRSVRLPALGDGG, from the coding sequence ATGGTCTTCACCCCAGACGACGATGCGAGGGTGCTGCCCTCGGGGGAATCGCTGCTCTCAGCCATCCGTGGCCATCACGTCGACGCCCACCGGCTGACACGGTTCGCCGCCGAGTTCGGGAGGCTGTATCGGGGCTACCGGGCGTGGTTAGTGTGCGGATGTCGCTGCGGCAGTGACGAACTCGTGCTCGCCGTCGACACGTGGGCGGCCATGCATCTGCCGGTGCCGCATTCGGGGGCGCGGTTGCACACCGAGACTCTCGGCGCGGTCATCGACCGCCTCGCTCGCAGCCAGGTGCGCGCCTACCACCTGTTGATGACTGTGGATGTATCCGACCCGCAGGTGCACGCGGCCTGGTATCGGCTGGCGGAACTGGTGGATGGCTACACCGATCTTGCCGACGCGCTGACTCAGCGGTCGGTGCGGTTGCCCGCGCTCGGAGACGGTGGCTGA
- a CDS encoding DUF4254 domain-containing protein: MRPVLPGKDELLMACRGFPLPADDPVLSAAAELAVLHQRREQTAWEALAVIDTHRARLMDTIDTWVQVLIPQPVSGAQVHTETMGQVIDRIAQLTAHTYTALAGASEEVFCESAEVVDDLAIAYTDLVEELLAGSRRLPMTPTSV; the protein is encoded by the coding sequence ATGAGACCTGTGCTGCCGGGCAAGGATGAACTGCTCATGGCCTGCCGTGGCTTCCCGCTGCCCGCCGACGACCCGGTACTGAGCGCGGCTGCCGAACTGGCCGTGCTGCATCAGCGGCGTGAACAGACAGCGTGGGAAGCGCTGGCGGTGATCGACACTCACCGCGCCCGGTTGATGGACACCATCGACACCTGGGTGCAGGTGCTGATCCCGCAACCGGTCTCGGGCGCACAGGTACACACCGAGACGATGGGCCAGGTCATCGACCGCATCGCCCAGTTGACCGCCCACACCTATACCGCGCTGGCGGGCGCTTCCGAAGAGGTGTTCTGCGAATCAGCGGAAGTGGTCGATGACCTCGCCATCGCCTACACCGACCTGGTCGAAGAACTCCTCGCCGGTTCCCGCCGCTTACCGATGACCCCGACCTCGGTGTAG
- a CDS encoding nucleoside hydrolase: MTDHVPSTDLWTAESEPATGGLVVLSTDIAYDPDDFVALVLAARLVPPSQLVVVTADEVGGLRAQFARRVLDSLDRSEVPVIEGIDLGGKRRFLADPGQQIPDYIRPTPEERENRHHAMIDVLTDMIASADGPVRWVGCGPMAELAAVLTAAPEYAEQVVVTQMGGWLDHYRDLERSSHNFHTDMSSAGLALRILSRPRLVMSEHTNHPAIRVTEDWALVDALNADSAPEWARWLSTHFHRWFAIKDGSWMHDPLPLSAALGYPFVTFTSERIRIGHDARLYRNPYGRPMQVSAQVDYEGFLDWMRSVVTNW, encoded by the coding sequence ATGACCGACCATGTCCCCTCGACCGACTTGTGGACCGCCGAATCCGAACCCGCGACCGGTGGCCTGGTGGTGCTGTCGACCGACATCGCCTATGACCCGGACGATTTCGTGGCGTTGGTGCTCGCGGCGCGGCTGGTGCCGCCGAGCCAGCTGGTGGTAGTGACCGCGGATGAGGTCGGCGGCCTGCGCGCGCAGTTCGCCCGCCGCGTGCTGGACTCGCTGGACCGCAGCGAGGTACCGGTCATCGAAGGCATCGACCTGGGCGGCAAACGCCGGTTCCTGGCCGATCCCGGCCAACAGATCCCCGACTACATACGCCCGACACCCGAGGAACGCGAGAACCGTCACCACGCGATGATCGATGTCCTCACCGACATGATCGCCTCAGCTGACGGCCCGGTGCGGTGGGTGGGCTGCGGTCCGATGGCCGAGCTGGCCGCTGTGCTCACCGCCGCACCGGAGTACGCCGAGCAAGTGGTCGTCACCCAGATGGGCGGATGGCTCGACCACTACCGCGACCTCGAACGCTCGTCCCACAACTTCCACACCGACATGAGTTCAGCCGGCCTCGCCCTGCGGATACTGTCCCGCCCCAGGTTGGTGATGTCCGAGCACACCAACCATCCCGCGATCCGGGTGACCGAGGACTGGGCGCTGGTCGATGCCCTGAACGCCGATTCCGCCCCGGAGTGGGCGCGATGGCTGTCCACGCATTTCCACCGCTGGTTCGCTATCAAGGACGGCTCCTGGATGCACGACCCACTGCCCCTGTCCGCCGCCCTCGGCTATCCGTTCGTGACCTTCACCAGCGAACGGATCCGCATCGGCCACGACGCACGCCTGTACCGCAACCCGTACGGACGCCCGATGCAAGTATCGGCCCAGGTCGACTACGAAGGGTTCCTGGACTGGATGCGGTCGGTGGTGACGAACTGGTGA
- a CDS encoding SAM-dependent methyltransferase: MTCPTCGQTTQPACDPDKIRARERAVNAELSGPTHARVLDALLPYDLDRPYDPDQISGKDNFACDRDIAALLDRRAPGFRASVHAGHMFLRRAVAELARAGVSQFAVIGCGYPRKRNVHTVAREINPAADVLYLDHDALVSAYGRALLETESRFAQADPSDPAAILAAIGHPHAPTGWLDPGEPIALVFGSLVLEQLDAPGQLIAELVTALASGYVAVTHICTDTATDVARRAAAVYTAHNLTLRPRTTRDVTTMLTGVELLGPGLTVAQDWTPGHAASPGTGEASWRCCWAALGTWGATR; the protein is encoded by the coding sequence GTGACGTGCCCCACATGCGGTCAGACAACCCAACCGGCCTGTGACCCGGACAAAATCCGGGCGCGTGAGCGCGCGGTCAACGCCGAGCTGTCAGGACCGACCCACGCTCGCGTCCTCGATGCTCTGCTGCCCTACGACCTCGACCGCCCCTACGACCCCGACCAGATATCCGGCAAGGACAACTTTGCCTGCGACCGCGACATCGCCGCGCTGTTGGACCGTCGCGCGCCGGGATTCCGGGCCAGCGTCCACGCCGGGCACATGTTCTTGCGGCGCGCGGTCGCGGAACTGGCGCGGGCGGGGGTCTCACAGTTCGCGGTCATTGGGTGCGGATATCCGCGCAAACGCAACGTGCACACCGTCGCACGCGAGATCAACCCAGCCGCCGACGTCCTTTACCTCGATCACGACGCGCTCGTGTCTGCGTACGGGCGCGCCCTGCTCGAGACCGAATCCCGATTCGCGCAGGCCGATCCGAGCGACCCGGCCGCGATCTTGGCCGCCATCGGCCACCCGCACGCCCCGACAGGCTGGCTCGACCCCGGCGAACCGATCGCGCTGGTGTTCGGGTCGCTGGTCCTCGAACAACTCGACGCACCCGGACAGCTAATCGCCGAGTTGGTCACCGCACTGGCGAGTGGGTACGTGGCGGTGACCCACATCTGCACCGACACCGCCACCGACGTCGCCCGGCGCGCAGCCGCCGTCTACACCGCCCACAACCTCACACTGCGGCCCCGCACAACCCGCGACGTCACGACCATGCTGACAGGGGTGGAATTGCTCGGCCCCGGCCTGACGGTCGCCCAGGACTGGACACCCGGCCACGCCGCCAGCCCCGGCACGGGCGAGGCGAGCTGGCGGTGCTGCTGGGCCGCGCTCGGAACCTGGGGAGCGACCCGATGA
- the cas7c gene encoding type I-C CRISPR-associated protein Cas7/Csd2, with protein MFLFDVTDGNPNGDPDGGGIPRTDPETMQGLVTDVAIKRKIRNMVGLLGEGKPGNAIYVEAGVSLNSQHERAYKELDLPGDKPSEPVAKRWMCENFYDVRMFGAVMTTGTKTAGRVQGPLQLTFSRSIHPVLAQEHGITRVTRTKEDDTKQTEMGSKHTVPYGLYRGIGHFSAPLATRTGVTTDDLALLWRCMTLMFEHDRASTRGEMALRGLYIFTHHDAYGTAPAHTLTDTVHITPDTRQTPTTPIRNFTDYTITIDEAAIPDGVTLTRIVR; from the coding sequence GTGTTCCTGTTCGACGTCACCGACGGCAACCCCAACGGCGACCCCGACGGTGGCGGTATCCCCCGAACCGACCCCGAAACCATGCAAGGTCTGGTCACCGACGTCGCGATCAAACGCAAAATCCGCAATATGGTCGGTCTGCTCGGCGAAGGCAAACCCGGCAACGCCATCTACGTCGAAGCCGGAGTATCACTCAACTCCCAACACGAACGAGCCTACAAAGAACTCGACCTGCCCGGCGACAAACCCTCCGAACCGGTCGCGAAGCGCTGGATGTGTGAAAACTTCTACGACGTCCGCATGTTCGGAGCCGTCATGACCACCGGCACGAAAACCGCGGGTCGTGTCCAGGGACCGCTGCAGCTGACCTTCTCTCGCAGCATCCATCCCGTCCTCGCCCAAGAACACGGCATTACCCGCGTCACCCGCACCAAAGAAGACGACACCAAACAAACCGAAATGGGCAGCAAACACACCGTTCCCTACGGCCTCTACCGTGGCATCGGACACTTCAGCGCCCCCCTGGCCACCCGCACCGGTGTCACCACCGACGACCTCGCCCTGCTCTGGCGCTGCATGACCCTGATGTTCGAACATGACCGCGCCTCCACCCGAGGCGAAATGGCCCTGCGTGGCCTCTACATCTTCACCCACCACGACGCCTACGGAACCGCACCCGCCCACACCCTCACCGACACCGTCCACATCACCCCCGACACCCGCCAAACCCCGACAACCCCCATCCGCAACTTTACCGACTACACCATCACCATCGACGAAGCCGCCATCCCCGACGGCGTCACACTCACCAGAATCGTCAGATAG
- the cas8c gene encoding type I-C CRISPR-associated protein Cas8c/Csd1, whose protein sequence is MLIDRLVKSRTTDDSVPRYYRIRTVRWSVVLDDAGNPSLIDRADAEHKAGSPLATPYLTRTSGIAAMLLVDTLEYAFALAKKDDDKARCDSGRRHDAYLAMLREYQESSGDPVAQKLCEFFTGGRYLDVLADLRLREAKSSDLVMFLVAGELVHLRESATKLWAAVARIRKSSGGEGFCLSCMNLGPLLKTVPEMVKGSLIPVGVDASGRPKRGRDAALVSVNTSAQGRMGTLQLANTPLCEDCGGQAMAALNSLLSDPQRHRRGEDTVLTWWLRDPAVEFDVRIIDAPHPGQVAALRREVWKGESGTVVEGTDFYAITLSANQSRVVVRDWIDVPVLEIKKRFRDWFDDHGTTQLWADGVHEVGLKRMVQATGRWDKRRGSYVVGSAARGIERDLLRCALHGGSPPPHLVVRLLHRIRNDHHVDLPRVAMLRLALNRPPYLKEKVMPGLDETATDPAYVWGRMFAVLESVQRRAIPDINATIRDRYFGLAMSQPAATMRMLRLNANGHLKKLIGKEATRPAGRALDTRLAKISELLGYETALPAHLDTTAQIRFILGYDHQRAADMTAARAAKAAKDAKNAAVENITTVEDIAAEETAAELTA, encoded by the coding sequence ATGCTGATTGACCGACTCGTCAAAAGCCGCACCACCGATGACAGCGTGCCCCGCTACTACCGGATCAGGACGGTGCGGTGGTCGGTCGTGCTCGATGATGCCGGGAATCCGAGTCTGATCGACCGCGCCGACGCCGAGCACAAGGCCGGATCACCTTTGGCGACACCGTATCTGACACGCACCAGCGGTATCGCGGCGATGCTGCTGGTCGACACCCTCGAATACGCCTTCGCTCTCGCCAAGAAGGACGATGACAAGGCCCGCTGCGACTCCGGCCGGCGTCACGACGCCTACCTCGCCATGCTACGGGAGTACCAGGAGTCCAGCGGTGACCCCGTCGCGCAGAAGTTGTGTGAATTCTTCACTGGTGGAAGGTATCTCGATGTTCTGGCCGATTTGAGGCTGCGGGAGGCCAAGTCGTCGGATCTGGTCATGTTCCTCGTCGCGGGTGAGCTGGTGCACCTGCGGGAGTCGGCGACCAAGTTGTGGGCAGCAGTGGCACGAATCCGCAAGAGCTCTGGCGGCGAGGGGTTCTGCTTGTCGTGTATGAACCTAGGGCCGCTGTTGAAGACGGTTCCGGAGATGGTCAAAGGCAGCCTGATCCCTGTGGGTGTCGACGCGTCGGGGCGGCCCAAACGCGGCAGGGACGCGGCGCTGGTGTCGGTCAACACCTCCGCCCAAGGGCGGATGGGAACCTTACAGCTGGCCAACACCCCGCTGTGCGAGGACTGCGGAGGCCAGGCCATGGCTGCGCTGAACAGTCTGCTGTCGGACCCACAGCGTCACCGCCGCGGCGAGGACACCGTGCTGACCTGGTGGCTGCGCGACCCCGCCGTCGAATTCGACGTCCGTATCATCGACGCACCCCACCCTGGGCAGGTCGCGGCACTGCGCCGGGAAGTGTGGAAAGGGGAGTCGGGCACCGTCGTCGAGGGCACCGACTTCTACGCCATCACTCTGTCGGCGAATCAAAGCCGCGTCGTAGTGCGGGACTGGATCGATGTCCCGGTTCTGGAAATCAAGAAACGCTTCCGGGATTGGTTCGACGACCACGGCACCACACAGCTCTGGGCAGATGGCGTTCACGAAGTCGGGCTGAAGCGGATGGTCCAGGCCACCGGTCGCTGGGACAAACGCCGTGGCTCCTACGTCGTCGGCAGCGCGGCCCGCGGCATCGAACGAGACCTGCTGCGCTGCGCGCTACACGGCGGTTCACCACCACCGCACCTGGTTGTGAGGCTGTTGCATCGCATCCGCAACGACCACCACGTCGACCTGCCCCGCGTCGCGATGCTGCGCCTGGCCCTCAACCGCCCCCCATACCTGAAAGAGAAAGTCATGCCAGGACTCGACGAAACCGCCACCGACCCCGCCTACGTGTGGGGCCGGATGTTCGCCGTCCTCGAATCCGTCCAACGGCGAGCGATCCCCGACATCAATGCGACCATCCGCGACCGCTACTTCGGGCTTGCCATGAGCCAGCCGGCCGCCACCATGCGGATGCTGCGTCTCAACGCCAACGGCCACCTCAAAAAACTCATCGGCAAAGAAGCCACCCGCCCCGCCGGGCGGGCCCTCGACACCCGTCTGGCCAAGATCTCCGAGCTACTCGGTTACGAAACCGCGCTGCCCGCACACCTCGACACCACAGCCCAGATCCGGTTCATCCTCGGCTACGACCACCAACGAGCCGCCGACATGACCGCTGCCCGCGCCGCCAAAGCAGCGAAAGACGCCAAAAACGCTGCCGTCGAGAACATAACAACCGTCGAAGACATAGCCGCGGAAGAAACCGCCGCCGAACTCACCGCCTGA
- the cas5c gene encoding type I-C CRISPR-associated protein Cas5c, translating into MNNTHPRYPNPPLVVEVSGEYACFTRPEMKSERFSYEVMTPSAARGILDAIFWKPEFDYIIVKIEVLKPIRWFSIRRNEVKSTVSDDWVRRAMADAGLHYDVEDDRDQRNTVGLRDVAYRIHAQIKLRPHATATEVAYREQFRRRVDKGACYSQPYLGTREFSARFGKATAAEPISDCRDKDKELGIMLHSIHYDEHGGETYSWFPAKLTNGVLRVPPNGTRLPSAGPAKRGRRTDAD; encoded by the coding sequence GTGAACAACACCCATCCGCGCTATCCGAACCCCCCGCTCGTAGTCGAGGTCAGTGGCGAGTACGCCTGCTTCACCCGCCCGGAGATGAAATCCGAACGCTTCAGCTACGAAGTAATGACCCCGTCGGCCGCCCGGGGAATCCTGGACGCCATCTTCTGGAAACCTGAATTCGACTACATCATCGTCAAGATAGAGGTCCTCAAACCGATCCGCTGGTTCTCCATCCGCCGCAACGAGGTCAAATCGACTGTTTCCGATGATTGGGTCCGTCGCGCGATGGCCGATGCCGGCCTGCACTACGACGTCGAGGACGACCGCGATCAACGCAACACCGTCGGACTGCGCGATGTCGCCTACCGCATCCACGCACAGATCAAGCTCCGGCCACACGCCACAGCGACAGAGGTGGCCTACCGGGAGCAGTTCCGCCGCCGCGTCGACAAGGGCGCTTGCTACTCCCAGCCGTACCTCGGTACCCGCGAATTCTCGGCCCGCTTCGGCAAAGCTACCGCAGCCGAACCCATTTCGGACTGCCGCGACAAGGACAAAGAACTCGGGATAATGCTGCACAGCATCCACTACGACGAGCACGGAGGCGAAACCTACAGTTGGTTTCCCGCCAAGCTGACCAACGGGGTCCTGCGCGTCCCGCCCAACGGCACCCGACTTCCCTCGGCCGGTCCGGCCAAACGCGGGAGGCGAACCGATGCTGATTGA
- the cas3 gene encoding CRISPR-associated helicase Cas3', protein MSSGLWAHSENTAGIRHDLVDHSRGTAALAAQFARVFGAAQVAEYVGLVHDTGKGGCSWQAGLLRAGTCGGRVVDGQGRSIDHKLAGTWLAAKEAGLGLFSMAVLGHHGGLSDRPALAKALGRAEGPDRVAVQEAVARVVAVMPEIFPDPLPEIPVWALPPADRCVVELLLRMVFSAVVDADFLDTERHFTGQRRLSPRRLSELAEVYERNRLEYLAGRPARSDGGAAGVDAIRSEVYEQAVAAASQPIGVFPFPAPTGAGKTIAAGGFAVHHAVRHGLARVIVAVPFLSITEQNAEVYRRLFGDEHVLEHHSGLDVDGLGPAGRWQRLAAENWDAPVVVTTTVQLFESLFSRKPSAMRKLHRLAGSVIVLDEVQSLPDSLLLPILSVLRHLSEHFGTTVLLASATQPEFFSLEIFRDVERRNVIARPQPLYDRLRRVRFEWRCDPKPTLEQIAEDAAGQRQVLLIVNTTADAAELHRLIESHDTQGPVLHLSTRMAGAHRRDVLAQISARLAAGQPVAVVATQLVEAGVDLDFPVVYRAFATAEALLQAAGRCNRNGLLDEGRVVVFDPVDGSVEGTAMVYGPALDVTRSFFGPGRDPDRLELLRDYYTTRYAVKNIDNTGVGATIQQLRASFDFPKVAETFRMIDEHTVPVLVGYGDDTEREQLRTALAGPGRVEPWVYRRLQPYLAALPKRLAARAAAEGLATVLVGDPARPGSGRLYEWCGEYGARGIEFSYPNPEDYVW, encoded by the coding sequence TTGTCGTCGGGTTTGTGGGCGCACAGCGAGAATACGGCGGGGATTCGTCACGATCTGGTCGATCATTCACGAGGCACTGCCGCGCTGGCGGCGCAGTTCGCCAGGGTGTTCGGGGCCGCGCAGGTTGCGGAGTATGTCGGCTTAGTCCATGACACGGGTAAAGGCGGCTGTTCGTGGCAGGCGGGGCTGCTGCGGGCCGGAACCTGTGGTGGGCGCGTGGTCGATGGGCAGGGCCGGAGTATTGACCATAAACTTGCCGGGACCTGGTTGGCGGCGAAAGAGGCCGGGCTGGGTCTGTTTTCGATGGCGGTTCTCGGTCATCACGGTGGGTTGAGCGATCGACCGGCACTGGCGAAGGCGCTTGGGCGTGCCGAGGGGCCGGACCGGGTCGCGGTGCAGGAGGCGGTCGCTCGGGTGGTGGCGGTGATGCCGGAGATCTTCCCGGATCCATTGCCGGAGATCCCGGTGTGGGCGCTGCCACCGGCGGATCGGTGTGTGGTGGAGTTGCTGCTGCGGATGGTTTTCAGCGCTGTGGTTGATGCCGACTTCCTCGACACAGAGCGGCATTTCACCGGGCAACGGCGACTGTCGCCGCGTCGGCTGTCGGAGTTGGCGGAAGTGTATGAACGGAACCGTCTCGAGTATCTGGCTGGCCGCCCGGCCCGTTCGGATGGTGGGGCAGCGGGGGTGGACGCTATCCGTAGCGAGGTGTACGAGCAGGCTGTTGCTGCGGCGTCGCAGCCGATCGGGGTTTTCCCGTTTCCCGCTCCGACGGGTGCTGGGAAGACGATCGCGGCGGGTGGTTTCGCGGTGCATCACGCTGTCCGGCACGGTTTGGCACGGGTGATTGTAGCGGTGCCGTTCCTGTCGATCACCGAGCAGAACGCGGAGGTGTATCGGCGGTTGTTCGGGGATGAGCATGTGCTCGAGCATCACAGTGGCCTCGATGTGGACGGGCTCGGTCCGGCGGGGCGTTGGCAGCGGTTGGCGGCGGAGAATTGGGATGCGCCGGTAGTGGTGACGACGACGGTCCAGTTGTTCGAGTCGCTGTTCAGCCGTAAGCCGTCGGCGATGCGGAAGCTGCACCGGCTGGCGGGTTCGGTGATCGTGCTGGATGAGGTGCAGTCGCTGCCGGATTCGTTGTTGCTGCCGATCCTGTCGGTGCTGCGGCATCTGAGCGAGCACTTCGGTACGACGGTGTTGCTGGCCTCGGCGACCCAGCCGGAGTTCTTCAGCTTGGAGATCTTCCGGGACGTCGAGCGACGCAATGTCATTGCGCGACCGCAGCCGTTATACGACCGGCTACGACGGGTCCGGTTCGAGTGGCGGTGCGATCCCAAGCCCACCCTCGAGCAGATCGCCGAGGACGCGGCAGGGCAGCGGCAGGTGCTGCTGATCGTCAATACGACCGCTGATGCCGCCGAACTACATCGGCTGATCGAATCCCACGACACGCAGGGGCCGGTGCTGCATCTGTCGACGCGGATGGCCGGTGCCCATCGCCGTGATGTGCTGGCGCAGATCAGCGCGCGCCTCGCCGCCGGGCAGCCGGTGGCGGTGGTCGCCACGCAGCTGGTCGAAGCGGGTGTCGATCTGGATTTCCCGGTGGTGTATCGGGCTTTCGCGACTGCGGAGGCGTTGTTGCAGGCCGCTGGGCGCTGCAACCGTAACGGGCTGCTCGACGAGGGCCGGGTGGTGGTCTTCGACCCGGTCGACGGCAGTGTGGAAGGCACGGCGATGGTGTACGGGCCTGCCCTGGATGTCACACGATCGTTCTTCGGTCCGGGGCGGGACCCGGATCGGCTGGAGCTGCTGCGCGACTACTACACCACCCGGTATGCGGTGAAGAACATCGACAACACCGGCGTCGGGGCCACGATCCAGCAGTTGCGGGCGTCCTTCGACTTCCCGAAAGTCGCCGAGACGTTCCGCATGATCGACGAACACACCGTCCCGGTGCTGGTCGGCTACGGCGACGACACCGAACGAGAACAGTTGCGGACAGCTCTGGCCGGTCCGGGCAGGGTCGAGCCGTGGGTGTACCGGCGACTACAGCCCTACCTCGCCGCGCTACCCAAGCGACTAGCTGCGCGAGCCGCGGCCGAGGGCCTGGCCACGGTACTGGTCGGCGACCCGGCAAGACCCGGCAGCGGCCGCCTGTATGAGTGGTGCGGCGAGTACGGCGCCCGCGGAATCGAATTCAGCTACCCCAACCCGGAGGACTACGTCTGGTGA